Within Nocardioides rotundus, the genomic segment TCATCGTCGGGTCGCTCATCAGCGCCCGGGCCATCTCGAGCAGCTTGCGCTGGCCGCCGGAGAGGCTGCCGGCGTAGTCGTCCTTCTTGGCGAGCAACTTGAAGCGCTCGAGGATCCCGAGCGCCTTCTCCTCGATCTGCCGCTCCTGGCCGGTCCACAGCGGCCGGATCATCGCCTTGAGCAGGTTCTCCCCCGACTGTCCGCGGGCCCCCAGCATCATGTTGTCCATCACCGTCATCCGGTTCAGGGCCTTGGTCAGCTGGAAGGTCCGCACCATCCCGGCCAGCGCCACGCTGGAGGCCGACGTACGGTCCAGCTTGTTGCCGTTGAAGGACCAGTGGGCGCCCTTGCCGGCCGTGCTGGGCCGGTCGAAGCCGGTGATCAGGTTGAAGAACGTGGTCTTCCCGGCACCGTTGGGCCCGATCAGCGCGGTGATCAGCCCGCGCTCGACCTCGAGGTGGTCGACGTCGACGGCCTTCATGCCGCCGAACTGGCGCACGATGTTGTCGACCTCGAGGATCGGGTCGTTCTTCGCCCCGCCCGGGGTCGGGTCGAACGTGCCGGTGAGTGCGCGGCGCTGCTCGGGGTCGGCCAGGTCGCGCGCGGCGGTGGTCTCAGACATTGAACCGCAGCTCCTTCTTGTTGCCCAGGATGCCCTGTGGTCGGAAGATCACCAGGCACATCAGCGCCACGCCGACGCAGATCCAGGCGAACTGCTTGGTCTGCGCGGTGTTCATGATCGCGTTGGGTACGACGGCATCGGCCGTCCCCTGGATCAGGATGCGGAGCGAGAAGAACAGGATGGATCCCAGCACCGGGCCGAAGACGGTGGCCGCACCACCCAGCAGCAGCGCGGTCCAGGCGAAGAAGGTCAGGTTACGGCCCATCGCGTCCGGCTGCATCGACCCGGGGAGGATGTAGATCATCCCGCCGAGCGAGCCGAAGAGGCCGCCGATGATCAGTGCCTGCATCTTCACCGCGAACACGTTCTTGCCCAGGCTGCGGATCGCGTCCTCGTCCTCGCGGATCCCGCGCAGCAGCCGGCCCCAGGGGCTCAGCACGAGCAGCGCGACGATGCCGACGCAGACCAGCACCAGGGTCCAGGCCACCAGCCGCACCCACCAGCCGTTCACGCCGGTCCACTGCAGCTCCAGGATCCCCAGGAAGTCGTAGGTCCCGGTCTGCGGCAGGAAGGACAGGTCGACGAACGGCTGACGATAGGCACTGCCCGGGATCCCCTGGGCGGCCCCGGTGAAGTCCTCGAAGGCGGCCAACCGCCCCGTGAACCTCAAGATCTCCGCCGCCGAGATCGTCACGATCGCCAGATAGTCCCCGCGCAGCTTCAGGGTGGGCACACCCATCAGCAGCGAGAACACCAGCGAGGCGCCCAGGCCGATGAGGATCGCCACCGGCATGGACAGTCCGTGCCAGATGGAGATCGAGAAGCCGTAGGCCCCCAGCAGCATGTAGCCCGCCTGCCCCATGTTGAGCAGGCCGGTGTAGCCGAAGTGGATGTTGAGGCCGATGATCGCGATCGCCATCGCGGCGGTCCGGGCGTCGATCGCCTCACGCAGCATGCCGCGGGCGATCGCCCCCGGGGTGCCTGGCAGCACCTTGGCGGCGATGATGAGGAGGATCAGCGAGCCGAGGATCAGCCCGGTGGCCAGCAGCGCGTTCTTCAGCGGCGAGCGGCGCGGCCCGTCGTCCTCGACCTCCTCGCCGGTGGTCTCGTCGGTCACGCCGTCCGCAGGCTCCTCGGTCGCCGTCGCGCCGTGGTCGTCCTTGATGTCGCTCATGGGTTCAGTCCTTCCCTTACCCGACACGCTCTGCTCGACCGAGCAGGCCCTGCGGCCGGACCAGCAGCAACACGATCAGCATCAGCAGCGCCACGGCGTACTTCAGGTCGCCCGGGGCGCCCAGCAGCGGGGCCAGCTCGATCACCAGCCCGACGATGAGCGAGCCGACCAGGGCGCCGAAGGCGGTCCCGAGCCCGCCGAGGGTCACCGCGGCGAAGAGGATCAGCAGGATCTGCAGACCGGAGTCCCACCGCATGCCGCGCTGGATCACCAGCGCGTAGAGGAGCCCGGCGAGGCCGGCGAGCGCCGTTGCCAGCGTCCACACCAGCCGGATCACCCGGTCCACGTCGATCCCCGACGCGCTGGCCAGCGACGGGTTGTCGGAGATCGCCCGGGTGGCCCGGCCCACGCGGGTGCGCTGCAGCCCCAGGCCGACCAGGATCAGCACCACCGCCGAGAGGCCCATCGCGAACAGGTCCATGTTGGTGAACGTGATCGGCCCCAGCGTGTGCGAGGTGGACGTCTGCAGGGTGACCTTCACCGTGCCCGCGCCGACGAAGTACTGAAAGGTGTACTGCAGCGCCAGCGACAGCCCGATCGTCACGATCATCTGCTGCGCCAGCCCCAGCCCTCGACGTCTCAGCGGTCGCCAGATGCCGGCGTCCTGCAGCCAGCCGGTGGCCCCGCAGATGATGACCACCAGGATGCCGCCCAGGATCAGACCCAGCCCGGCCTCGTTGGGGTTGATCAGCAGGAACCCGAGCATGCCGCCCATGGTCACCTGCTCGGCGTGGGAGAAGCTGGAGAGCCCGGTGGTGCCGTAGATCAGCGAGAGCCCGATCGACGCCATCGCGAGCAGCAGCCCGAGCTTGAGCCCGTTGAAGGAGCTCTTGACCAGCTCCTCGCCGAAGCTGGTGGTCGCGTCGTAGGCACCGGTGCGCACGGCGATGATCGGCGCGACGGTCTTGCCGAGCT encodes:
- a CDS encoding ABC transporter ATP-binding protein, whose product is MSETTAARDLADPEQRRALTGTFDPTPGGAKNDPILEVDNIVRQFGGMKAVDVDHLEVERGLITALIGPNGAGKTTFFNLITGFDRPSTAGKGAHWSFNGNKLDRTSASSVALAGMVRTFQLTKALNRMTVMDNMMLGARGQSGENLLKAMIRPLWTGQERQIEEKALGILERFKLLAKKDDYAGSLSGGQRKLLEMARALMSDPTMIMLDEPMAGVNPALTQSLLGHIQALRDEGMTVLFVEHDMHMVRHISDWVVVMAEGRVIAEGRADEVMGNQAVIDAYLGAHHDTDLGDDALLEGEAMQDLADEVAAEETARQEEEKA
- a CDS encoding branched-chain amino acid ABC transporter permease, yielding MKSPDRVRPRRVALALLVGALLAPLAAVVAALSPASAAETMCLPVANQSACLASTVRTEEAVVPNVTINVTGPNGFEESVTTSETGAWNVQVTEPGDYTVAIDEKTLPDDVAVTGPASRQVKVELGKTVAPIIAVRTGAYDATTSFGEELVKSSFNGLKLGLLLAMASIGLSLIYGTTGLSSFSHAEQVTMGGMLGFLLINPNEAGLGLILGGILVVIICGATGWLQDAGIWRPLRRRGLGLAQQMIVTIGLSLALQYTFQYFVGAGTVKVTLQTSTSHTLGPITFTNMDLFAMGLSAVVLILVGLGLQRTRVGRATRAISDNPSLASASGIDVDRVIRLVWTLATALAGLAGLLYALVIQRGMRWDSGLQILLILFAAVTLGGLGTAFGALVGSLIVGLVIELAPLLGAPGDLKYAVALLMLIVLLLVRPQGLLGRAERVG
- a CDS encoding branched-chain amino acid ABC transporter permease produces the protein MSDIKDDHGATATEEPADGVTDETTGEEVEDDGPRRSPLKNALLATGLILGSLILLIIAAKVLPGTPGAIARGMLREAIDARTAAMAIAIIGLNIHFGYTGLLNMGQAGYMLLGAYGFSISIWHGLSMPVAILIGLGASLVFSLLMGVPTLKLRGDYLAIVTISAAEILRFTGRLAAFEDFTGAAQGIPGSAYRQPFVDLSFLPQTGTYDFLGILELQWTGVNGWWVRLVAWTLVLVCVGIVALLVLSPWGRLLRGIREDEDAIRSLGKNVFAVKMQALIIGGLFGSLGGMIYILPGSMQPDAMGRNLTFFAWTALLLGGAATVFGPVLGSILFFSLRILIQGTADAVVPNAIMNTAQTKQFAWICVGVALMCLVIFRPQGILGNKKELRFNV